In Sulfuricurvum sp., the following proteins share a genomic window:
- a CDS encoding VOC family protein, with product MNPFTTHGAFSWFELLTGDIEGAKKFYGEVFGWEFKRADNVDFDYQVVSLNNQEIAGIMDIKHCDDEKIPPHWGNYITVTDIKATLEKAKELGANVIVEITPIPKVGDFAIIQDPQGAVISMIQYKMAC from the coding sequence ATGAATCCATTTACAACGCACGGTGCATTTAGTTGGTTTGAGCTTTTAACGGGCGATATCGAAGGGGCGAAAAAGTTTTACGGTGAGGTTTTCGGTTGGGAGTTTAAAAGAGCTGACAATGTCGATTTTGACTATCAAGTGGTATCATTGAATAATCAAGAGATAGCAGGTATCATGGATATAAAACATTGTGATGATGAAAAAATACCGCCGCATTGGGGTAATTACATAACCGTTACAGACATTAAAGCCACGTTAGAGAAGGCTAAAGAGCTTGGGGCGAACGTTATCGTTGAGATAACACCGATACCGAAAGTCGGTGATTTTGCTATCATCCAAGATCCGCAAGGGGCGGTGATATCGATGATCCAATATAAGATGGCGTGTTAA